A part of Vigna radiata var. radiata cultivar VC1973A chromosome 11, Vradiata_ver6, whole genome shotgun sequence genomic DNA contains:
- the LOC106778084 gene encoding isocitrate dehydrogenase [NAD] regulatory subunit 1, mitochondrial isoform X1, producing the protein MATTRSAPLLKHLLARLNPARSVTYMPRPGDGTPRAVTLIPGDGIGPLVTGAVEQVMEAMHAPVYFEKYEVYGDMKAVPPEVLDSIRKNKVCLKGGLATPMGGGVSSLNVQLRKELDLYASLVNCFNLPGLPTRHENVDIVVIRENTEGEYSGLEHEVVPGVVESLKVITKFCSERIAKYAFEYAYLNNRKKVTAVHKANIMKLADGLFLESCREVATRYPGIKYNEIIVDNCCMQLVSKPEQFDVMVTPNLYGNLVANTAAGIAGGTGVMPGGNVGADHAVFEQGASAGNVGNEKVVEQQKANPVALLLSSAMMLRHLQFPAFADRLETAVKKVILEGKYRTKDLGGTSTTQEVVDAVINALD; encoded by the exons ATGGCGACGACACGATCCGCGCCACTCCTCAAACACCTCCTGGCCCGCCTGAATCCGGCCCGATCCGTCACATACATGCCTCGGCCCGGCGACGGCACCCCGCGGGCGGTGACGCTGATCCCGGGCGACGGGATCGGTCCGCTGGTGACCGGCGCAGTGGAGCAGGTTATGGAGGCGATGCATGCGCCAGTGTACTTCGAGAAGTATGAGGTGTACGGCGACATGAAGGCGGTGCCGCCGGAGGTGCTGGATTCGATTAGGAAGAATAAGGTGTGTTTAAAGGGAGGGCTGGCAACGCCTATGGGCGGCGGTGTGAGCTCGCTGAACGTGCAGCTGAGGAAGGAGCTTGATCTCTACGCTTCGCTCGTTAACTGCTTCAACCTCCCTGGCCTTCCCACGCGCCACGAGAACGTTGACATAGTCGTCATCAGAGAAAACACAGAGGGCGAGTACTCCGGGCTCGAACACGAGGTTGTTCCCGGCGTCGTTGAAAGCCTCAAG GTAATAACAAAGTTCTGTTCAGAGCGCATTGCTAAATATGCTTTCGAGTATGCTTACCTAAATAATAGAAAGAAGGTGACTGCTGTGCACAAAGCAAACATTATGAAACTTGCAGATGGTTTATTCTTGGAATCTTGTCGAGAGGTTGCCACAAGGTATCCTGGTATCAAGTATAATGAAATCATTGTAGACAACTGCTGCATGCAGCTTGTTTCAAAGCCTGAGCAGTTTGATGTCATG GTAACCCCCAATCTTTATGGGAATCTTGTTGCAAATACAGCGGCAGGTATTGCTGGAGGCACCGGAGTCATGCCTGGAG GTAATGTCGGGGCTGATCACGCTGTGTTTGAACAAGGTGCTTCAGCAGGAAATGTTGGTAATGAGAAAGTAGTAGAACAACAGAAAGCCAACCCAGTGGCACTCCTTCTTTCGTCGGCCATGATGCTTCGACATCTTCAGTTTCCTGCATTTGCTGATCGATTGGAAACTGCCGTTAAAAAGGTGATTTTGGAGGGTAAATATCGGACAAAGGACCTTGGAGGCACAAGCACCACACAAGAGGTAGTTGATGCAGTGATAAATGCTTTAGATTGA
- the LOC106778084 gene encoding isocitrate dehydrogenase [NAD] regulatory subunit 1, mitochondrial isoform X2 produces MATTRSAPLLKHLLARLNPARSVTYMPRPGDGTPRAVTLIPGDGIGPLVTGAVEQVMEAMHAPVYFEKYEVYGDMKAVPPEVLDSIRKNKVCLKGGLATPMGGGVSSLNVQLRKELDLYASLVNCFNLPGLPTRHENVDIVVIRENTEGEYSGLEHEVVPGVVESLKFCSERIAKYAFEYAYLNNRKKVTAVHKANIMKLADGLFLESCREVATRYPGIKYNEIIVDNCCMQLVSKPEQFDVMVTPNLYGNLVANTAAGIAGGTGVMPGGNVGADHAVFEQGASAGNVGNEKVVEQQKANPVALLLSSAMMLRHLQFPAFADRLETAVKKVILEGKYRTKDLGGTSTTQEVVDAVINALD; encoded by the exons ATGGCGACGACACGATCCGCGCCACTCCTCAAACACCTCCTGGCCCGCCTGAATCCGGCCCGATCCGTCACATACATGCCTCGGCCCGGCGACGGCACCCCGCGGGCGGTGACGCTGATCCCGGGCGACGGGATCGGTCCGCTGGTGACCGGCGCAGTGGAGCAGGTTATGGAGGCGATGCATGCGCCAGTGTACTTCGAGAAGTATGAGGTGTACGGCGACATGAAGGCGGTGCCGCCGGAGGTGCTGGATTCGATTAGGAAGAATAAGGTGTGTTTAAAGGGAGGGCTGGCAACGCCTATGGGCGGCGGTGTGAGCTCGCTGAACGTGCAGCTGAGGAAGGAGCTTGATCTCTACGCTTCGCTCGTTAACTGCTTCAACCTCCCTGGCCTTCCCACGCGCCACGAGAACGTTGACATAGTCGTCATCAGAGAAAACACAGAGGGCGAGTACTCCGGGCTCGAACACGAGGTTGTTCCCGGCGTCGTTGAAAGCCTCAAG TTCTGTTCAGAGCGCATTGCTAAATATGCTTTCGAGTATGCTTACCTAAATAATAGAAAGAAGGTGACTGCTGTGCACAAAGCAAACATTATGAAACTTGCAGATGGTTTATTCTTGGAATCTTGTCGAGAGGTTGCCACAAGGTATCCTGGTATCAAGTATAATGAAATCATTGTAGACAACTGCTGCATGCAGCTTGTTTCAAAGCCTGAGCAGTTTGATGTCATG GTAACCCCCAATCTTTATGGGAATCTTGTTGCAAATACAGCGGCAGGTATTGCTGGAGGCACCGGAGTCATGCCTGGAG GTAATGTCGGGGCTGATCACGCTGTGTTTGAACAAGGTGCTTCAGCAGGAAATGTTGGTAATGAGAAAGTAGTAGAACAACAGAAAGCCAACCCAGTGGCACTCCTTCTTTCGTCGGCCATGATGCTTCGACATCTTCAGTTTCCTGCATTTGCTGATCGATTGGAAACTGCCGTTAAAAAGGTGATTTTGGAGGGTAAATATCGGACAAAGGACCTTGGAGGCACAAGCACCACACAAGAGGTAGTTGATGCAGTGATAAATGCTTTAGATTGA